In Sporosarcina psychrophila, a genomic segment contains:
- the gndA gene encoding NADP-dependent phosphogluconate dehydrogenase, producing the protein MIKQQMGVIGLGVMGMNLALNIESKGYSVAVYDYWTDRTDEFSNKEAKDKAIHGSYSIEDLVASLEVPRKILLMVKAGETTDTVIQSLVPHLQQGDILIDGGNTFFKDTNRRTATLKESGIHFIGAGVSGGEEGARNGPSIMPGGSKEAYEQVKPILDAISAKVDGIPCSAYMGLDGAGHYVKMVHNGIEYGDMQLISEAYFIMKHALGLEAQELHEIFSEWNKGELDSYLIEITADIFTKMDEETGKPLIDQILDVAGQKGTGKWTSQNALDLGVSLPIVTESVFARFISSIKGERVAASKLLKGPELKKYVGDPKELIEAIRKALYMSKICSYAQGFAQMRAASEEYDWKIPYGEVAMIFSGGCIIRAQFLQNIKEAFDTNSDLPNLLVDPYFQEIVGDYQNSLREVVAIAIQHGIPIPALSSALAYYDSYRTETLPANLIQAQRDYFGAHTYERLDKEGHFHTEWAKN; encoded by the coding sequence ATGATCAAACAACAAATGGGCGTTATTGGTTTGGGCGTAATGGGGATGAACCTTGCGCTAAACATCGAAAGTAAAGGCTATTCGGTAGCTGTCTATGATTATTGGACAGATCGAACAGATGAATTTTCCAACAAAGAAGCGAAAGATAAAGCTATTCATGGTAGCTACAGCATTGAAGATCTAGTCGCTTCGCTAGAAGTCCCACGTAAGATCTTATTAATGGTTAAAGCCGGGGAAACAACAGATACAGTGATCCAGTCCCTTGTCCCTCATCTTCAACAAGGGGATATTCTTATCGATGGAGGAAATACATTCTTTAAAGATACGAATAGACGTACAGCAACCTTAAAAGAATCAGGCATACATTTCATTGGTGCAGGTGTTTCTGGTGGAGAAGAAGGAGCTCGTAACGGCCCATCGATTATGCCTGGAGGCTCAAAAGAAGCTTACGAACAAGTGAAGCCCATTCTTGATGCTATTTCGGCAAAAGTTGACGGCATTCCCTGCAGTGCATATATGGGTCTTGATGGAGCAGGACATTATGTGAAAATGGTTCATAATGGCATTGAATATGGCGATATGCAACTGATTTCCGAAGCCTATTTCATCATGAAACATGCACTTGGTCTTGAAGCGCAGGAGTTGCATGAAATATTTTCAGAATGGAACAAAGGAGAACTCGACAGCTATCTCATTGAAATCACAGCAGATATTTTCACAAAGATGGATGAAGAAACTGGGAAACCGCTCATTGATCAAATTCTAGATGTAGCCGGACAAAAAGGCACAGGAAAATGGACTAGCCAAAATGCGTTAGACTTAGGCGTGTCCCTTCCAATCGTCACAGAGTCCGTATTTGCACGATTTATTTCTTCTATTAAGGGAGAGCGCGTTGCAGCAAGTAAACTACTAAAAGGTCCTGAACTGAAAAAGTATGTAGGTGATCCAAAAGAGTTGATTGAAGCGATTCGTAAAGCTTTATATATGAGTAAAATTTGTTCATATGCCCAAGGTTTTGCGCAAATGCGTGCAGCATCTGAGGAGTATGATTGGAAAATCCCTTACGGAGAAGTAGCCATGATTTTCAGTGGAGGATGTATCATTCGTGCCCAGTTCTTACAGAATATCAAAGAGGCATTTGATACTAACAGTGACTTGCCAAACCTTTTAGTTGATCCCTATTTCCAAGAAATAGTAGGAGACTATCAGAATTCGCTTCGCGAAGTAGTAGCCATAGCCATTCAACATGGGATTCCAATTCCTGCTCTCTCAAGTGCATTGGCTTACTATGATAGTTACCGTACGGAGACATTACCGGCCAATCTTATCCAAGCTCAACGCGATTATTTTGGCGCACATACCTATGAACGCCTGGATAAAGAAGGCCATTTCCATACTGAATGGGCAAAAAACTAA